TCCTTATTATTCAGAAACTCGATCACCGGGTTGAAAAGTCAAGCCTTTAGTCTTGATGGACCATTCTTCTTTCTCATCGTCATTCAGAATCACTGTCTTCCGGCACGGAGGTTTCCCAAACTTCGATGTCATAGGCATGAACTTTCTTGACCTTGCAGGAAACAATGCTTCCCGGAGAAGCTTCTCCACTTAAAACGAGGACTTCTCCGTCTATACCGTCCGGAGCCATCCCCGGTAGACGTCCTGACAAAATCAACGGAGACTGCTCAGAGGGTCCCTCAATTAAAACCGGCATCACTTTTCCCAACCAGTCCTTTTTTTTCTCAAGGGAAATAGCTTTTTGAACTCCCATCAGTCGTTTGCGTCTCTGTGTCTTAAGTCGGGAAGGGATTTGTCCGTCCATATCAAAGGACGGGGTACCTTCTTCACGCGAAAAGGGGAAGACTCCAACATGATCCAGTCGGGACCACTTCAGGAACTCTTCAATTTCCAGAAACTCCTCTTCTGTTTCACCTGGGAAACCAACAATGAACGTTGTTCTGAGCGTGATATCCGGCAGAATTCTGCGGATTCGGTCGATAAGCCGCATGGTAGATTCCCTGTTTCCGGGCCTGTTCATTCTCTTGAGAACCGTTCCGCTGACATGCTGAAAAGGGATATCAAGATACTTTAATATCGTGGAAGAATCCCGAATAACTTTTAAAAGGCGGTCCGTAACCTGAGTCGGGTAGGCATACAATAGTCGCACCCAGGGAATCCGGCCAATCCGGTCAATCTCTTCAAGCAATCTCGGGAGCCCTTCCCCATCCTCCAGATCACTCCCGTAACGGGTCAGATCCTGTGCAATCAGAGTCACTTCCCGCACACCTTCATCTGCCATCATGCGCACTTCTTCCAGAAGGCTTTCCCGAGTCCGGCTGACTTGAAGCCCACGAGATAGGGGAATCGCGCAGAAAGAACATGTATGGTCGCATCCTTCCGAAATCTTCAGGTAAGCCCGATGATTTGGGGTCAGTCTTTTTCGCCTGAAGGGGATTGAGGAAGGCAGTATAAGAGGAGTGGAAGGGAGAGAGGTTTTGCTTTCGGGAGAGGAGAGAAGTTCTCCGATGGAAACCTCTTCAGATGGGGAAAGAAGCATGTCGACTTCCGGCAAAAGCCCCGGAAGCTCCTCCCGGTATCGAGAAACCAGGCAGCCGGTACCAACAAGAATC
The sequence above is drawn from the Leptospirillum ferriphilum ML-04 genome and encodes:
- the rimO gene encoding 30S ribosomal protein S12 methylthiotransferase RimO; translated protein: MSRQKRDDSVINIKEEGGLLNPDKGFGDSKGLKAKTVGIVSLGCPKNLVDTETMIHSLSEKGFRVIPDLEEAEVIVVNTCSFVTDARKESIDTLLEMAQYKENGKAKILVGTGCLVSRYREELPGLLPEVDMLLSPSEEVSIGELLSSPESKTSLPSTPLILPSSIPFRRKRLTPNHRAYLKISEGCDHTCSFCAIPLSRGLQVSRTRESLLEEVRMMADEGVREVTLIAQDLTRYGSDLEDGEGLPRLLEEIDRIGRIPWVRLLYAYPTQVTDRLLKVIRDSSTILKYLDIPFQHVSGTVLKRMNRPGNRESTMRLIDRIRRILPDITLRTTFIVGFPGETEEEFLEIEEFLKWSRLDHVGVFPFSREEGTPSFDMDGQIPSRLKTQRRKRLMGVQKAISLEKKKDWLGKVMPVLIEGPSEQSPLILSGRLPGMAPDGIDGEVLVLSGEASPGSIVSCKVKKVHAYDIEVWETSVPEDSDSE